In Akkermansia muciniphila ATCC BAA-835, the genomic stretch GCCAGCGGTGTTGTGGCGTTATTATCCCAATAAATCACGCCTTCATAACTCCCCCAATCGCGGGAAGGAGTCAAGCCGGAACATAATGCGCAGCTGCACAAGATCACTCTTCACTTTTACCCGTGATTCCGCATAATGCCTCTCATGCGTTTTCTTATCACGGCAGGCCCCACCAGGGAAGCTATTGACCCCGTCAGATACCTCACCAACCACTCCTCCGGGAAAATGGGGTATTGCCTGGCGGAAGCGGCTGTTCACGAAGGCCACAGCGTCCTTCTCATCTCCGGCCCCACTTCCCTGGACATTCCGCACGGCGTGGACTTCCTGCCGGTTGAATGTGCACAGGAAATGTATGATGCTGTCAAAAACCAGGCTCCCTACGCCGACGCCGCCATCCTCAGCGCCGCCGTAGCGGATTATCGACCCGTCTCCGTTCCGGACCGCAAAATCAAGAAAACGGGGGAACGCATGATTTTGGAGCTGGAACGTACTGCGGACATTTTGGGCTCCATGCGTGCGGAATTCGGCTTCAGCGGCATTCTGGTAGGCTTTGCGGCGGAAACCCATGACGTGGAAAATTACGCGCGCGGCAAACTGGAACGCAAGCGGTGCGATATGATTGTGGCCAACGACGTTTCCCGCAGTGACATTGGTTTTAACTCCTCTGAAAATGAAGTGCTGCTCGTTTACCCGGACCGGACGGAGTTCCTGGAAAAAGCGCCTAAAGCACAAATTGCCCTTCAAATCATTGAGCGCGCTTCCCGTCTCGCACAGGGAAAAGCTCCGTCATGGCGCACGGCAGACCCGTTCCACGCTTGAAGCGGCAGGGAGTTTGCCCCACGATCCAATGCTGGCATGTAAATGCCGGCCACCTTTCCCAGAACCACATTTTCACTTTTCATGCCCGTCACTCTTCAGGATTTAGGCTGGAACGACCATTTTCAACGCGCTTTCGACGCCGTTGCCAAACCAGGCTGGATGCCGGGGCGTCTCATCCGGGAAACGAAAATCAACTTCACTGCCCTTCTGGACGGCGGGGAAGATGTGGACGCCGTCGTCAGCGGCAAACTCTGGCATGATGCGGCCACGGATGCGGAACTGCCCGCTGTTGGAGACTGGGTGGCGATTGATCCGGGAGAAGCGGGAGACGAAGCCGTCATACGCACCATTCTCCCGCGCCAGACCTGTTTTTCCCGCAAAGCTCCAGGGAAAAGCAGCGCGGAACAGGTATTGGGAACCAATGTGGATATTGTGGCCGTAGTGACGGAACCGGGAACGGATTTCAACCCCAGGCGCATGGAGCGCTACTTTACACTCATCCGCCGCAGCGGAGCATCTCCTCTCATCCTGCTTAACAAAACGGATCTTTTTTCCAGGGAGGAAGTGGAAAACGCCATGCAGATTCTGCGGGAGCTCTCTCCGGAATGCGCCATAATCAGCATCAGCGCCCTGCACAACAGGGGAATCACGGAATTCCGCAAATGCCTATCCAAGGGAAAAACCATCTGCATCGTCGGTTCCTCAGGCGTTGGGAAATCCACCCTGGTCAATACCCTGCTGGGGGATGAATGGCTCTGGACGGGAGAAGTCAATGAAGTAACCGGCAAAGGGCGCCATACGACAGTGGCGCGGGAACTGGTGCTCCTCAAGCATGGAGGTTTGCTGATTGACAATCCCGGCATACGGGAAATCCAGATGTGGACTGATGAACATACCCTCCGTGAAAGCTTTGCGGATTTGACGGAGCTGGCCCATGAATGCAAATTTGCGGATTGCAGCCACGGTAAAGATTCCGGCTGCGCCATCAGGAAAGCCGTGGACGAGGGGAAGCTGGACAAGGAGCGGTACTTAAACTTCCTGAATTTGGAAAATGAAATCGCCCGGCTTGCCAAACGTCAGAAAAAAAGGCAAATGAACGTGGAACGGGCCGGAAAAAGAGACCGGAAAGTGCAGGCCCGGAACTATGAAGACCGCGTGGAACTGGAACGCCGTCACAAACCCAACCACCGCAGCCATGACTGATTCGCCGTCAAAATTGGCTTGTCAAACTGCAAAAACACACCTAATGGTGAAGAATGCTATTTTCACGCGGCCTCATCCGAACTTTCCTGGCTCTTCTGGCATTGGGGGCGATTCCCTTATCTGCAGAAGAACAGCCGCTTCCTGCTCAAGGCGGTCCCGTCGTGT encodes the following:
- a CDS encoding phosphopantothenoylcysteine decarboxylase; amino-acid sequence: MRFLITAGPTREAIDPVRYLTNHSSGKMGYCLAEAAVHEGHSVLLISGPTSLDIPHGVDFLPVECAQEMYDAVKNQAPYADAAILSAAVADYRPVSVPDRKIKKTGERMILELERTADILGSMRAEFGFSGILVGFAAETHDVENYARGKLERKRCDMIVANDVSRSDIGFNSSENEVLLVYPDRTEFLEKAPKAQIALQIIERASRLAQGKAPSWRTADPFHA
- the rsgA gene encoding ribosome small subunit-dependent GTPase A, with protein sequence MPVTLQDLGWNDHFQRAFDAVAKPGWMPGRLIRETKINFTALLDGGEDVDAVVSGKLWHDAATDAELPAVGDWVAIDPGEAGDEAVIRTILPRQTCFSRKAPGKSSAEQVLGTNVDIVAVVTEPGTDFNPRRMERYFTLIRRSGASPLILLNKTDLFSREEVENAMQILRELSPECAIISISALHNRGITEFRKCLSKGKTICIVGSSGVGKSTLVNTLLGDEWLWTGEVNEVTGKGRHTTVARELVLLKHGGLLIDNPGIREIQMWTDEHTLRESFADLTELAHECKFADCSHGKDSGCAIRKAVDEGKLDKERYLNFLNLENEIARLAKRQKKRQMNVERAGKRDRKVQARNYEDRVELERRHKPNHRSHD